From a single Methanofollis sp. W23 genomic region:
- a CDS encoding S-adenosylmethionine decarboxylase produces MTTTKMNNQPDMLGLNRAMTTWDALSDEEIIERFREQGSWGLYTSVDLKDCDPQAIRDADTIRRFIVELCDLIDMKRFGEPTVVHFGPNEKVAGYSMTQLIETSLVSGHFANETNAAYLDIFSCKEYGPKKMGGFCKQFFGARTMTTHILFRD; encoded by the coding sequence ATGACCACTACCAAAATGAACAACCAGCCTGACATGCTTGGCCTGAACCGTGCGATGACAACCTGGGACGCCCTCTCCGACGAAGAGATCATCGAGCGGTTCAGGGAACAGGGTTCATGGGGCCTGTATACCAGTGTCGACCTCAAGGACTGCGACCCCCAGGCCATCAGAGACGCCGACACGATCAGGCGGTTCATTGTTGAGCTCTGCGACCTCATTGATATGAAGCGCTTTGGCGAGCCGACCGTCGTCCACTTCGGCCCGAACGAGAAGGTGGCGGGCTACTCGATGACCCAGCTCATCGAGACTTCCCTGGTCTCAGGCCACTTTGCGAACGAGACCAACGCCGCCTACCTTGACATCTTCTCCTGCAAAGAGTACGGCCCCAAGAAGATGGGGGGGTTCTGCAAGCAGTTCTTCGGCGCTCGCACTATGACTACCCACATCCTCTTCAGGGACTGA
- a CDS encoding DUF1922 domain-containing protein, giving the protein MMYRVIRCPGCLTFTYVDPYQHWKLCHVCGEVIDATRAPVYLEVIDHQDAERVVCQLQDYLEETCREDLDDAEKKKIRSEYARWVRSRID; this is encoded by the coding sequence ATGATGTACCGCGTCATCCGCTGTCCGGGGTGCCTCACCTTTACCTATGTCGATCCGTACCAGCACTGGAAACTCTGTCATGTCTGCGGCGAGGTGATCGACGCCACGCGCGCACCTGTGTATCTCGAAGTCATCGACCACCAGGATGCGGAGAGGGTCGTCTGCCAGCTCCAGGACTATCTCGAAGAAACCTGCAGGGAAGATCTCGACGATGCAGAGAAGAAAAAAATCCGCTCAGAATATGCCCGCTGGGTCAGGAGCCGGATCGACTGA
- a CDS encoding MFS transporter codes for MRQRLTLLLGVFAVMALSNAVVPVLPALAEGAAFQGAIFSAYFLGAFLTVFPAGLLSDRIGRVPLVRAALVLTLVSGALILAVADPIVLLAARALEGIGAGLFVPAAMSWINLQPDHRKMSGNFIAALNVGLVSGLVVTGWLNEAMGPAGGIAAFTLATLLPLLLSVVMKDAAVGDVPRGSADLAAIGRDYFWMYVATIMLIGATGAVTALYPEYTGEEAAALGVLIGAMNVATIFSSLVASRVSLSPIPTIRAAAVLMGAAVAALYFTPAAFVVIGALAGVVIIAQVNYLAADPTRQGAVMGLFNTSTYAGMTLLPFVAGVVAEVQGFVAAFAMVAVLSVLMAVTIGRCRCHVPA; via the coding sequence ATGAGACAGCGCCTGACCCTTTTGCTCGGCGTCTTCGCCGTGATGGCGCTGTCCAATGCGGTCGTCCCGGTCCTGCCGGCCCTTGCAGAGGGTGCGGCATTCCAGGGCGCCATTTTTTCGGCATATTTTTTAGGAGCATTCCTGACTGTCTTCCCGGCGGGGCTCCTCTCTGACCGGATCGGGCGGGTGCCCCTGGTCAGGGCTGCGCTGGTGCTGACCCTGGTGAGCGGGGCATTGATCCTGGCGGTCGCAGATCCAATCGTCCTCCTGGCGGCACGGGCCCTGGAGGGGATCGGGGCCGGACTCTTTGTGCCGGCGGCGATGTCCTGGATCAATCTCCAGCCAGACCACCGGAAGATGAGCGGCAACTTCATTGCCGCCCTGAATGTGGGCCTGGTCTCGGGTCTGGTCGTAACCGGGTGGCTGAACGAGGCCATGGGGCCGGCAGGAGGAATCGCGGCCTTCACGCTTGCTACACTTCTCCCGCTCCTGCTCAGCGTGGTGATGAAGGACGCGGCGGTCGGGGATGTGCCGCGCGGGAGTGCCGACCTGGCGGCGATTGGCAGGGATTATTTCTGGATGTATGTCGCGACGATCATGCTGATCGGGGCGACCGGGGCGGTGACGGCGCTTTACCCGGAGTATACGGGCGAAGAGGCGGCGGCCCTGGGAGTGCTGATCGGGGCGATGAATGTGGCCACGATCTTCTCGTCGCTGGTGGCGTCGAGGGTCTCACTGAGCCCGATCCCGACGATACGGGCGGCGGCAGTGTTGATGGGAGCGGCGGTCGCGGCCCTGTACTTCACGCCGGCGGCCTTTGTGGTCATCGGGGCGCTGGCAGGGGTGGTGATCATCGCCCAGGTCAACTATCTTGCGGCCGACCCGACTCGTCAGGGGGCGGTGATGGGGCTCTTCAACACCTCGACCTATGCCGGGATGACGCTCCTGCCTTTTGTTGCAGGGGTCGTCGCCGAGGTCCAGGGGTTTGTGGCGGCGTTTGCGATGGTCGCCGTTCTTTCGGTCCTGATGGCCGTCACAATCGGGCGGTGCCGGTGTCATGTCCCGGCGTGA
- a CDS encoding DNA helicase PriA, which produces MIRHECGYEAPVFCRRCGRPLAYSERRGVYCPNCGRQVTMICPRCGKRW; this is translated from the coding sequence ATGATACGGCACGAATGCGGGTATGAGGCGCCGGTCTTCTGCCGGCGCTGCGGCCGCCCCCTTGCATATTCTGAACGTCGTGGAGTATATTGTCCAAACTGCGGCAGACAGGTGACGATGATCTGCCCGAGGTGCGGGAAGCGCTGGTGA
- a CDS encoding amidohydrolase family protein, with the protein MPEEVYEGTILLGEGLDAVDGRLVVEDGVVTGIEEGQVSTDHWICPAFFNAHTHLGDTVAMDCATFGNLSDLVTPPDGLKHRILRATPRDRLVAGMQASLDVMAATGTAGFADFREGGPDGVLALREALEGSPLHPFILGRDGGEGPGDGVGISSVRDVADADDQVARARAAGKAVAFHAGEKDPDDIDEALAYDPDLLVHCTHATDRHLRAIADAGIPIAVCVRSNWTLGVTTGAGHPPLKKMLEFGCSPLLGTDNVMFVQPDMLSEMAFVETVTRLPPPEIMRAAVKGAELTGRSYFIEEGKKAHFTIINTSRSNLRFSTDPVASIVKRTGRNDLLETVINTQTE; encoded by the coding sequence ATGCCCGAAGAGGTATATGAGGGGACCATCCTTCTCGGGGAGGGCCTTGACGCAGTGGACGGGAGACTCGTCGTCGAAGACGGGGTGGTGACCGGGATCGAAGAGGGACAGGTCTCTACAGACCACTGGATCTGCCCGGCCTTCTTCAATGCCCACACCCATCTCGGCGATACCGTCGCAATGGACTGCGCCACCTTCGGCAACCTCTCCGACCTGGTCACGCCACCTGACGGTCTCAAACACCGTATCCTCAGGGCGACCCCGCGTGACCGACTCGTTGCCGGTATGCAGGCCAGCCTTGACGTGATGGCCGCCACCGGCACCGCCGGGTTTGCCGACTTCAGGGAAGGAGGGCCAGACGGAGTGCTCGCCCTCAGAGAAGCCCTCGAAGGTTCGCCCCTCCACCCGTTCATCCTCGGGCGCGACGGAGGGGAGGGGCCAGGCGACGGCGTCGGGATCAGCAGCGTCAGGGACGTCGCCGACGCCGACGATCAGGTGGCACGGGCACGGGCCGCCGGCAAGGCCGTCGCCTTCCATGCCGGCGAGAAGGATCCAGACGACATCGACGAGGCCCTCGCCTATGACCCAGACCTCCTCGTCCACTGTACCCACGCCACCGACCGACACCTGCGGGCCATCGCCGACGCCGGCATCCCCATCGCCGTCTGCGTCCGTTCCAACTGGACCCTTGGGGTGACCACCGGTGCCGGTCACCCGCCCCTGAAAAAAATGCTTGAATTTGGGTGTAGCCCTCTCCTTGGCACCGACAACGTTATGTTCGTCCAGCCCGATATGCTCAGTGAGATGGCCTTTGTTGAGACCGTCACCCGGCTCCCTCCACCTGAGATCATGCGCGCCGCCGTGAAGGGCGCAGAACTGACCGGCCGGTCATATTTCATAGAAGAGGGAAAAAAAGCCCATTTCACCATAATTAATACATCTCGATCAAATCTCAGATTCAGTACAGACCCGGTCGCGTCCATCGTCAAACGGACAGGACGGAACGACCTCCTCGAAACTGTTATAAACACACAAACCGAGTGA
- a CDS encoding preprotein translocase subunit Sec61beta has protein sequence MAKKSGGRLVSSAGLVNYYDSESRRAFHINPMYVLAIATAVGVFILLLDLFY, from the coding sequence ATGGCGAAGAAAAGTGGCGGACGGCTTGTCTCGTCTGCGGGGCTTGTGAACTATTATGACAGCGAGAGCCGGCGGGCGTTCCATATCAACCCGATGTATGTGCTCGCAATCGCTACAGCGGTGGGCGTCTTTATTCTTCTGTTGGACCTCTTCTACTGA
- the psmB gene encoding archaeal proteasome endopeptidase complex subunit beta, translated as MPEINQEILKGTTTVGLVFKEGIVLATERRATMGTLIASKKAKKVYQIADRIGMTTAGGVGDAQSLARLMQVECNLYKVRHSKPISVGAAATLLSNYLQQNRYYPYYVQLLVGGVDRKGPSVYSVDAMGGASLEDEIVATGSGSPMAYGVLEDRYHPEMEEAEAAELATRALKAAMRRDAASGEDISVVVITKEKYEEKTVEATKKYSELTQ; from the coding sequence ATGCCTGAAATTAATCAGGAAATACTCAAAGGGACCACAACTGTAGGTTTAGTATTTAAAGAGGGCATCGTTCTCGCCACTGAACGGCGTGCGACGATGGGCACCCTTATTGCAAGCAAGAAAGCAAAGAAGGTCTACCAGATTGCAGATCGCATCGGGATGACCACGGCAGGAGGCGTCGGCGACGCACAGTCGCTTGCCAGGCTGATGCAGGTGGAGTGCAACCTCTACAAGGTTCGCCACAGCAAACCGATCTCGGTCGGGGCAGCCGCAACGCTTCTCTCCAACTATCTTCAGCAGAACCGCTATTACCCGTATTATGTTCAGCTCCTTGTCGGCGGCGTCGACCGGAAGGGACCAAGTGTCTACTCGGTCGATGCGATGGGTGGAGCCTCACTGGAAGACGAGATCGTCGCCACCGGTTCAGGCTCACCCATGGCATACGGCGTCCTCGAAGACCGCTACCACCCTGAGATGGAAGAGGCCGAAGCGGCCGAACTTGCCACAAGGGCACTCAAGGCGGCGATGCGTCGCGACGCCGCGTCAGGGGAAGACATCAGTGTTGTTGTCATCACCAAGGAGAAATACGAGGAAAAAACCGTCGAGGCTACCAAGAAATATTCTGAACTGACTCAATAA
- a CDS encoding aldehyde dehydrogenase family protein: MKMLIGGEWKTAASGGEMEVINPATWEKVGVVPQGGQDDVGAAVDAASEACSGWAALPPVERGKILFRTAALVREEVGRLAAMLVAEQGKPLREATDEVRGFAHVLEYYAGLSSSLYGESINTRLYGRIIVEKRPLGVCAGIIPWNMPVMIAGWKIGPALTAGNTMVLKPASTTPLTTLAIGDLFLKAGLPAGVLNIVTGPGETVGEALVTHPEVRKVSFTGEIGTGRHVAETAAQTMKHVSLELGGSDPMIVCDDADLEVAAAGAAAGRFYNCGQTCTAVKRVYVFSEVAERFRELLTEKTRAFTIGNGMEKRVRMGPLNNAAGLERIEAVVEDVRDEAEILTGGTRPEGKGFFYEPTLLAGLPADAPVLSEEVFGPVLPVVEVEDLDEAVEAANSTRYGLGASIWTKDLGRAERGCQDLEAGIVWVNQHIKVPPETPFGGVKWSGTGRENGVHALERYTEEKALLIRP, translated from the coding sequence ATGAAGATGCTCATCGGAGGAGAATGGAAGACGGCAGCAAGCGGAGGAGAGATGGAGGTGATCAACCCGGCGACCTGGGAGAAGGTCGGGGTGGTTCCCCAGGGCGGCCAGGACGACGTGGGTGCAGCGGTGGACGCCGCATCAGAAGCATGCTCGGGCTGGGCCGCCCTCCCGCCGGTCGAGCGGGGAAAGATCCTCTTCAGGACGGCGGCGCTGGTCCGTGAGGAGGTGGGACGACTTGCAGCCATGCTCGTTGCGGAACAGGGCAAACCCCTGCGTGAGGCGACCGACGAGGTGCGTGGGTTTGCTCATGTCCTGGAGTACTATGCCGGGCTCTCGTCGTCGCTGTATGGGGAGAGCATCAACACCAGGCTCTACGGACGGATCATCGTCGAGAAGCGTCCTCTCGGGGTTTGCGCCGGGATTATCCCCTGGAACATGCCGGTGATGATTGCGGGATGGAAGATCGGACCGGCCCTGACGGCCGGGAACACCATGGTCCTCAAACCGGCGAGCACCACGCCGCTGACGACCCTGGCCATCGGCGACCTCTTCCTCAAGGCCGGCCTGCCGGCCGGGGTGCTCAACATCGTCACCGGGCCTGGCGAGACTGTGGGGGAGGCCCTGGTCACGCATCCTGAGGTCAGGAAGGTCTCGTTCACCGGCGAGATCGGGACCGGGCGGCATGTGGCCGAGACGGCGGCGCAGACGATGAAGCATGTGAGCCTGGAGCTCGGCGGGAGCGATCCCATGATCGTCTGCGACGACGCCGACCTTGAGGTCGCGGCGGCCGGGGCAGCGGCCGGGCGGTTCTATAACTGCGGCCAGACCTGCACCGCGGTGAAGCGGGTGTATGTCTTCTCGGAAGTTGCCGAACGGTTCAGGGAACTGCTCACCGAGAAGACCCGCGCCTTCACTATCGGGAATGGGATGGAGAAAAGGGTGCGGATGGGGCCGCTGAACAATGCCGCGGGCCTCGAGCGGATCGAAGCGGTGGTCGAGGACGTGCGCGACGAGGCCGAGATCCTCACCGGCGGGACGAGGCCTGAGGGGAAGGGGTTCTTCTATGAACCGACCCTGCTTGCCGGGCTTCCTGCCGACGCCCCCGTCCTCAGCGAGGAGGTCTTTGGTCCGGTCCTCCCGGTCGTGGAGGTCGAGGACCTCGACGAGGCGGTGGAGGCGGCGAACAGCACCCGGTACGGTCTTGGCGCCTCGATCTGGACGAAAGATCTCGGGCGGGCCGAGCGCGGGTGCCAGGACCTGGAGGCCGGCATCGTCTGGGTAAACCAGCACATCAAGGTGCCGCCTGAGACCCCCTTCGGCGGGGTAAAGTGGAGCGGCACCGGGCGAGAGAACGGGGTGCATGCCCTTGAGCGCTACACCGAGGAGAAGGCGCTGTTGATCAGGCCGTGA
- a CDS encoding ribonuclease III domain-containing protein, whose protein sequence is MEWTRKKELIQFLAQPGIGVTDPDDDALARYDQALTHRSYAYEHPIGPFPRPDYERIEFLGDRVLNFIVAEYLFRHFDCSEGALSKRMEATKNEHLGAIVPGTGIGLEQHILLGAGQPLTRPIIADVFEAFICALYLHLGLDRTREIVLGLIADDVLHFDPDGNVIGRLQEHLQQEYNEMPEYHLLGRTGPDHAPTFACAVTAPGLLSARGLGRSKADAKRAAAQRALAALEKRAER, encoded by the coding sequence ATGGAATGGACCAGAAAAAAAGAACTCATACAATTTCTTGCACAGCCAGGGATCGGCGTCACCGACCCCGACGACGACGCCCTCGCCCGGTACGACCAGGCCCTGACGCACCGCTCCTATGCCTACGAGCACCCCATCGGGCCCTTCCCCCGCCCAGACTACGAGCGGATCGAGTTCCTGGGCGACCGCGTCCTCAACTTCATCGTGGCCGAATATCTCTTCCGCCACTTCGACTGCTCGGAGGGTGCGCTCTCCAAACGGATGGAGGCGACCAAGAACGAGCACCTGGGGGCGATCGTCCCGGGGACCGGGATTGGATTGGAACAGCACATCCTCCTCGGCGCCGGCCAACCTCTCACCCGTCCGATCATCGCCGACGTTTTTGAGGCATTTATCTGCGCCCTCTATCTCCACCTCGGGCTTGACCGGACGCGCGAGATCGTCCTCGGGCTTATCGCCGACGACGTCCTCCACTTCGACCCAGACGGAAATGTCATCGGCAGGCTCCAGGAACATCTCCAGCAAGAATACAATGAGATGCCGGAGTATCACCTCCTTGGGCGCACAGGCCCTGACCATGCCCCGACCTTTGCCTGTGCGGTCACCGCCCCCGGCCTCCTCTCAGCAAGGGGCCTGGGTCGGAGCAAGGCCGACGCAAAACGAGCCGCGGCACAGAGGGCCCTCGCCGCCCTGGAGAAGAGAGCGGAAAGGTAG
- a CDS encoding DUF5320 domain-containing protein, with amino-acid sequence MDGTGPLGRGPMTGWGRGRCRPVAPAPVAETTENTAPAQPAQPPQSAAYYGLGRGGLPRGCGRGFGGGRGRGWRW; translated from the coding sequence ATGGATGGTACCGGCCCTCTGGGACGAGGGCCAATGACCGGATGGGGGCGCGGTCGGTGCAGACCGGTCGCTCCCGCACCCGTTGCAGAGACCACTGAAAACACAGCTCCAGCACAGCCCGCACAGCCTCCACAGAGTGCCGCCTATTACGGCCTCGGGCGCGGCGGACTCCCACGCGGGTGCGGCCGTGGGTTTGGCGGCGGCCGCGGTCGCGGCTGGCGCTGGTGA
- a CDS encoding CBS domain-containing protein, translating into MYVRDYMTKDVVSVEIPSNRDDILKILKRTGISGVPVTEKGKIVGVVTRKDLLRKSEETQVALLMAPNPVTIHPDATLTEAATLMTKHHFRRLPVVEENGALVGLLSVADLVAAIAQLRIKDEISSHFTSNTFALWEETPLPLVGRIMEISDVEAVPIMDDKGRVAGIIAERDLIRSSHIEDSVEVSDFSNGTDDDEWTWESIRDMHVISYGVSKVLLPDRPVSAAMIQNVITVPKNAGVSECALLMKRSRLDQLPVVNGDKKLIAMLFDRELIKVLCAGPEGAPDQ; encoded by the coding sequence ATGTACGTCAGAGACTACATGACCAAAGACGTCGTCTCGGTTGAGATCCCCAGCAACCGCGACGACATTCTCAAGATCCTCAAGCGGACCGGGATCAGCGGCGTGCCGGTCACCGAGAAGGGCAAGATCGTCGGGGTCGTGACCAGAAAAGATCTCCTCCGCAAATCGGAAGAGACCCAGGTCGCCCTCCTGATGGCTCCAAACCCGGTCACGATCCACCCGGACGCCACCCTCACCGAGGCGGCCACCTTGATGACCAAACATCACTTCCGCAGACTGCCGGTCGTCGAAGAGAACGGTGCGCTCGTTGGGCTCCTCTCAGTCGCAGATCTCGTGGCGGCGATCGCTCAACTCAGGATCAAAGATGAGATCTCGTCCCACTTCACCAGCAACACCTTTGCCCTGTGGGAAGAGACCCCGCTCCCCCTCGTCGGTCGGATCATGGAGATCTCAGATGTCGAGGCGGTACCGATCATGGACGACAAGGGGCGGGTCGCCGGGATCATCGCGGAACGCGACCTCATCAGGAGTTCTCACATCGAGGACTCGGTCGAGGTCTCCGACTTCTCGAACGGGACCGACGACGACGAGTGGACCTGGGAGAGCATCAGGGACATGCACGTGATCAGCTATGGTGTCTCCAAGGTTCTGCTCCCAGACCGTCCTGTGAGTGCGGCGATGATCCAGAACGTCATCACCGTCCCGAAAAACGCCGGCGTGAGTGAATGCGCCCTTCTTATGAAGCGTTCGCGCCTCGACCAACTCCCGGTGGTCAACGGCGACAAAAAACTCATTGCAATGCTCTTTGACCGTGAGCTTATCAAGGTGCTCTGTGCCGGGCCTGAAGGGGCCCCAGATCAATAA
- a CDS encoding coenzyme F420-0:L-glutamate ligase has protein sequence MHIEVIPVKGLPLIHQGDDLAEMICRQVALEDGDILCLASSVYSKAHGHTRLLDEIVPSGDAERIAQKTHEDPRFIQAVLDDTTDVILEEPFILSETVTGHIGVRAGLDHSNVEDGMIVRLPPDPMQAASGLCDALKAASGKEVRVIITDTCGRSFRRGQAGVAIGWSGMTAIRDFRGDHDLFGHTLEITEEAVVDEVAGFSNFVMGESNNGIPVVVFRNCPGWTGHDDLHFRKDEDLIRQALDKN, from the coding sequence ATGCATATCGAGGTAATCCCGGTCAAAGGCCTCCCACTCATTCATCAGGGGGATGACCTCGCAGAGATGATCTGCCGGCAGGTCGCCCTCGAGGACGGCGACATCCTCTGTCTCGCCTCCTCGGTCTACTCCAAGGCGCACGGCCACACCAGACTGCTCGACGAGATCGTCCCCTCGGGCGACGCAGAACGGATCGCTCAGAAGACTCATGAAGACCCCAGGTTTATCCAGGCCGTCCTCGACGACACCACCGACGTCATCCTGGAAGAGCCCTTCATCCTTTCTGAGACAGTCACCGGTCATATCGGCGTGCGGGCCGGACTCGACCACTCCAATGTCGAGGACGGCATGATCGTCCGCCTCCCCCCCGACCCGATGCAGGCCGCATCAGGGCTATGTGACGCCCTCAAGGCGGCCTCCGGGAAAGAGGTCAGGGTGATCATCACCGATACCTGCGGGCGCTCATTCAGGCGGGGCCAGGCGGGCGTCGCTATCGGGTGGAGCGGAATGACGGCGATCCGCGACTTCAGGGGTGACCACGACCTCTTCGGCCACACCCTCGAGATCACCGAAGAAGCAGTAGTCGACGAGGTCGCCGGTTTCTCGAACTTCGTGATGGGCGAGAGCAACAACGGCATCCCGGTCGTGGTCTTCAGGAACTGCCCTGGGTGGACCGGGCACGACGACCTCCACTTCAGAAAAGACGAAGACCTCATCAGGCAGGCACTCGACAAGAACTGA
- a CDS encoding beta-CASP ribonuclease aCPSF1, with protein MLIEDRLKELRDKINAKVPAGITISQVEFEGPELVIYTDEPKKFADQEDLIKVLARDLRKRIVVRPTILEDPETAATEIKGVVPENAGISDIFFDPDTGEVLIEAEKPGVVIGKNGATLREITKKTCWTPKVVRTPPIESSTVKQVRQYLRSIKDERKDFLRTIGRRIHRDVIARDHWVRATTLGCCREVGRAAFLLTTPESKILIDCGEKPGSATSTPYLYVPEISPLSSLDAVVLTHAHLDHCALVPLLFKYGYDGPVYSTPPTRDLAALLQLDYLDVVKKDAGKQPYTSNEVKEYLKHSITLNYGSVTDIAPDIKLTLHNAGHILGSAIAHFHIGDGLYNIAFTGDFNYQKTRLFSPAVSSFPRLEAMFMESTYGGSRALQPPRDEAEKKLYEVVNQTIERGGKVIIPAFAVGRSQEVMLALEEGMRKNKIPNVKVYLDGMIKEATAIHTTYPEYLNNDLRNQIFRDGLNPFLAECFVQVDSSELREKVIGGDPCVIITTSGMLSGGPVMEYLYSLAPDERNTLIFVGYQADGTFGRRLQKGWREIPMGNRETLVVKLDIETVDGFSGHSDRKQLMNFVHHLQPRPEKIFTIHGDEGNTIDLASSIYKRYRIETRSPMNLETYRMV; from the coding sequence ATGCTCATAGAGGACAGACTTAAAGAACTCAGGGACAAGATCAACGCCAAGGTCCCGGCCGGGATTACCATCTCCCAGGTCGAGTTTGAAGGCCCTGAGCTGGTCATCTACACCGACGAACCCAAGAAGTTCGCCGACCAGGAAGACCTGATCAAGGTGCTTGCCAGGGACCTGCGTAAGCGTATTGTTGTTCGACCCACCATTCTCGAAGATCCCGAGACTGCGGCCACCGAGATCAAGGGGGTCGTCCCTGAGAACGCAGGCATATCAGACATATTTTTCGATCCCGATACCGGTGAGGTGCTCATTGAGGCCGAGAAACCAGGAGTCGTCATCGGGAAGAACGGGGCAACCCTGCGTGAGATCACCAAGAAAACATGCTGGACTCCCAAGGTGGTACGGACCCCGCCGATCGAGAGTTCAACCGTAAAACAGGTCCGTCAATATCTTCGTTCTATTAAGGACGAACGTAAGGATTTCCTGCGCACGATCGGCCGGCGAATTCACCGGGACGTCATCGCCAGGGACCACTGGGTCAGGGCGACAACGCTCGGGTGCTGCCGGGAGGTCGGACGTGCGGCCTTCCTGCTCACAACCCCAGAGAGCAAGATCCTCATCGATTGTGGAGAAAAGCCGGGGAGTGCCACGAGCACGCCGTACCTGTACGTGCCTGAGATCTCCCCGCTCTCCTCACTCGACGCGGTGGTGCTCACCCATGCCCATCTTGACCACTGTGCTCTTGTCCCGCTGCTTTTCAAGTACGGATACGACGGTCCTGTCTATTCGACACCCCCCACACGGGACCTCGCGGCACTCCTCCAACTCGACTACCTGGACGTGGTCAAGAAGGACGCCGGAAAACAGCCATACACCTCCAATGAGGTGAAAGAATATCTCAAGCACTCGATCACCCTCAACTATGGGTCGGTCACTGATATCGCGCCTGATATCAAACTCACCCTCCATAATGCGGGCCATATTCTGGGGTCGGCCATTGCCCACTTCCATATCGGCGACGGGCTCTACAACATCGCCTTTACCGGCGACTTCAACTACCAGAAGACCCGTCTTTTCTCACCGGCGGTCTCGAGTTTCCCCCGTCTCGAAGCGATGTTTATGGAGAGCACCTATGGTGGGTCGAGGGCTCTCCAGCCACCACGCGACGAGGCCGAGAAGAAACTCTACGAGGTCGTGAACCAGACGATCGAGCGGGGCGGGAAGGTGATCATCCCGGCATTCGCGGTCGGGCGGTCGCAGGAGGTCATGCTCGCCCTCGAGGAGGGGATGCGCAAGAACAAGATCCCCAATGTCAAGGTCTACCTGGACGGGATGATCAAGGAGGCGACGGCCATCCACACCACCTACCCGGAGTATCTCAACAACGACCTGCGCAACCAGATCTTCAGGGACGGGCTCAACCCCTTCCTGGCCGAGTGTTTTGTTCAGGTCGACTCTTCTGAGCTGCGGGAGAAGGTCATCGGCGGCGACCCTTGCGTCATCATCACCACGAGCGGTATGCTCAGTGGTGGACCGGTGATGGAGTATCTCTATTCCCTGGCGCCTGACGAGAGGAACACCCTGATCTTTGTCGGCTACCAGGCCGACGGGACCTTTGGCCGCAGGCTCCAGAAGGGATGGCGCGAGATCCCGATGGGCAACCGCGAGACGCTGGTCGTCAAACTGGATATTGAGACGGTCGACGGGTTCTCAGGTCACTCTGACCGCAAACAGTTGATGAACTTTGTCCATCATCTCCAGCCAAGGCCAGAGAAGATCTTCACCATCCACGGCGACGAGGGGAACACCATCGACCTGGCCAGTTCGATCTATAAGCGCTACCGGATCGAGACTCGTTCGCCGATGAACCTCGAAACCTATCGTATGGTATAA
- a CDS encoding universal stress protein: protein MFHTIVVAVDGSEISMKALETAMHEAEVWDADLHLVYVVETSMFSSIPMDNTWEIIYSLLETEGKEVFEKARTRAEQEELSVETHLRDGHAGSEILALADEVGADLIIIGSRGKSNIDRLLLGSVSEHVVRNSSCTTMVVR, encoded by the coding sequence ATGTTCCACACAATTGTCGTCGCTGTCGACGGCTCAGAGATAAGCATGAAGGCCCTTGAGACCGCCATGCACGAAGCAGAGGTCTGGGACGCAGACCTCCACCTGGTCTACGTCGTTGAGACCAGCATGTTCTCCTCTATCCCGATGGACAACACCTGGGAGATCATCTACTCTCTCCTGGAGACCGAAGGGAAAGAAGTCTTTGAAAAGGCCAGAACGCGCGCTGAACAGGAAGAACTCTCCGTTGAGACCCACCTCAGGGACGGTCACGCGGGAAGTGAAATCCTTGCCCTGGCTGACGAGGTCGGGGCCGACCTGATCATCATTGGTTCTCGCGGCAAAAGCAACATCGACCGCCTTCTCCTCGGTAGCGTCTCCGAGCACGTGGTCAGGAACAGCAGCTGCACGACCATGGTGGTGAGATAA